One genomic segment of Stigmatopora argus isolate UIUO_Sarg chromosome 1, RoL_Sarg_1.0, whole genome shotgun sequence includes these proteins:
- the ampd2b gene encoding AMP deaminase 2 isoform X3, whose protein sequence is MSSNMPPGATKSKPLSPFRKRGSLQYTASTVDARGARHLLTSQHSLPGIPVALKQSIDLRTSMDGKYKEIAEELFSRGLADSEMRSAPYEFPEDSPIEQLEERRHRLERQISQDVKFEPDILLRAKQEFMKTDSAADLEYMKHQSLEPDLLERELPPEREYQRVTISGEEKCGVPFTDLLDAAKCVVKALFIRQKYMGQSLQSFCRTTARYLQELSEQPLDLTIYEEEIQETTEAAVTADATVHPPVSGTHPYKNKDPASMPPDIGYGCKMVDGVMHVYTSTQTMDKSTELELPYPDLQEYIADMNVMMALIINGPVKSFCYRRLQYLSSKFQMHILLNEMKELAAQKKVPHRDFYNIRKVDTHIHASSCMNQKHLLRFIKRAMKKYPQEIVHVEKGKGQTLMEVFETMNLTAFDLSVDTLDMHADRNTFHRFDKFNAKYNPIGESILREIFIKTDNHVEGKYFGHIIKEVMADLEESKYQNVELRLSIYGRSRDEWDKLAKWAVRHQVYSDNVRWLVQVPRLFDVYHTKKQLSNFQEMLENIFLPLFEVTVHPGRHPELHLLLQHVVGFDSVDDESKPEQHIFNLDSPLPATWTEEDNPPYSYYLYYMYANMTVLNHLRRQRGFHTLVLRPHCGEAGPIHHLVSGFMLSENISHGLLLRKAPVLQYLYYLAQIGIAMSPLSNNSLFLSYHRNPLPEYLSRGLMVSLSTDDPLQFHFTKEPLMEEYSIAAQVWKLSSCDMCELARNSVLMSGFSHKVKSYWLGPDFVREGQENNDIRRTNVPDIRVAYRYETMCEELNLITQAIRTDELDTIEEEESLSMVAAQGKQ, encoded by the exons ATGTCGTCCAATATGCCCCCCGGGGCAACAAAAAGTAAGCCCCTCTCCCCCTTCAGGAAGCGAGGAAGCCTTCAGTACACAGCCAGTACGG tcGATGCCCGAGGTGCCCGCCACCTCCTGACTTCCCAGCATTCCTTGCCTGGGATTCCCGTGGCCTTGAAACAGTCCATAGACCTACGCACATCCATGGATGGCAAGTACAAGGAAATTGCCGAG GAACTATTCTCCCGCGGCCTGGCAGATAGTGAGATGCGCAGCGCCCCCTATGAATTTCCAGAAGACAGTCCCATTGAACAGTTAGAGGAGAGACGGCATCGCCTGGAGCGTCAGATCAGCCAAGATGTCAA GTTTGAACCTGACATCTTGTTGCGAGCCAAACAGGAGTTTATGAAGACAGACAGCGCCGCAGATCTCGA ATACATGAAGCACCAGAGTCTAGAGCCAGACCTGCTGGAGAGAGAGCTTCCCCCTGAGAGGGAGTACCAACGAGTAACCATCTCTGGAGAGGAGAAATGCGGC GTGCCGTTCACGGACCTGCTGGATGCTGCAAAATGTGTGGTGAAGGCCTTGTTCATAAGACAGAAGTATATGGGCCAGTCGTTGCAAAGTTTCTGCAGAACCACCGCTCGATACCTACAGGAGCTGAGCGAGCAACCCCTTGATTTAACTATATACGAGGAGGAAATCCAAGAGACGACAGAGGCCGCTGTCACTGCAG ATGCCACCGTGCACCCACCTGTTTCTGGAACTCACCCATACAAGAACAAAGATCCCGCAAGCATGCCCCCCGACATCGGCTATGGCTGCAAGATGGTAGATGGGGTCATGCACGTGTACACGTCAACACAGACCATGGACAA GAGTACAGAGCTGGAACTTCCATATCCGGACCTGCAGGAATACATCGCTGACATGAACGTCATGATGGCCCTCATCATCAATGGACCAGT GAAGTCCTTCTGCTACCGTCGCCTGCAGTATCTGAGCTCCAAGTTCCAGATGCACATTCTCTTGAATGAGATGAAAGAGTTGGCGGCACAGAAGAAAGTCCCACATCGGGACTTCTACAACATCCGCAAG GTGGACACGCATATCCACGCCTCCTCCTGCATGAACCAAAAGCACCTTCTGCGtttcatcaaaagagccatgaaGAAGTATCCGCAGGAGATCGTTCATGTGGAGAAGGGCAAAGGTCAGACGCTCATGGAGGTGTTTGAGACTATGAACCTGACGGCCTTCGACCTCAGCGTGGACACCCTGGACATGCACGCG GATCGCAACACTTTCCATCGATTTGACAAATTCAATGCCAAATACAATCCCATCGGCGAATCCATCCTGAGAGAGATCTTCATCAAAACGGACAATCACGTCGAAGGGAAATACTTTGGTCACATTATTAAG gAAGTGATGGCTGACCTGGAGGAGAGCAAGTACCAGAACGTGGAGCTGAGGTTATCCATTTACGGCCGTTCCAGAGACGAGTGGGACAAGCTGGCTAAGTGGGCCGTCAGACACCAGGTCTACTCGGACAACGTGCGCTGGCTTGTGCAAGTCCCCCGACTTTT TGATGTCTACCACACCAAGAAGCAGCTGTCCAACTTCCAGGAGATGCTGGAGAATATTTTCTTACCTCTCTTCGAGGTCACCGTCCACCCAGGCAGACATCCCGAGCTGCACCTCCTGCTTCAGCAC GTGGTGGGTTTCGACAGCGTGGATGACGAGTCCAAGCCAGAGCAGCATATCTTCAACCTGGACAGTCCGTTGCCGGCCACGTGGACGGAGGAGGACAATCCGCCCTACTCCTACTACCTCTACTATATGTACGCAAACATGACGGTTCTGAATCACCTACGCAG acaACGAGGCTTCCACACCTTGGTACTGCGTCCTCATTGCGGCGAGGCGGGCCCAATCCACCACCTGGTGTCCGGTTTCATGCTATCCGAGAACATCTCGCACGGGCTTCTTCTGCGCAAG GCTCCTGTCCTTCAGTATTTGTACTACTTGGCTCAGATTGGTATCGCCATGTCTCCACTCAGCAATAACAGTCTGTTCCTCAGCTACCATCGGAACCCTCTTCCCGAGTACCTCTCCCGGGGTCTCATGGTCTCCTTGTCCACTGACGACCCCTTGCAGTTTCACTTCACCAAG GAGCCCCTAATGGAGGAGTACAGCATTGCTGCTCAGGTATGGAAGCTGAGCTCATGCGACATGTGCGAGCTGGCCAGAAACAGCGTGCTGATGAGCGGATTCTCTCACAAG GTGAAGAGTTACTGGCTCGGGCCGGACTTCGTCCGAGAAGGTCAGGAAAACAACGACATACGGCGAACTAACGTTCCGGACATCCGGGTGGCGTATCGCTACGAGACCATGTGCGAAGAGCTCAATTTGATAACGCAGGCCATTCGCACGGACGAACTTGACACCATCGAGGAAGAAGAGAGTCTGTCCATGGTCGCCGCGCAAGGAAAGCAATAA
- the ampd2b gene encoding AMP deaminase 2 isoform X4, whose product MDGKYKEIAEELFSRGLADSEMRSAPYEFPEDSPIEQLEERRHRLERQISQDVKFEPDILLRAKQEFMKTDSAADLEYMKHQSLEPDLLERELPPEREYQRVTISGEEKCGVPFTDLLDAAKCVVKALFIRQKYMGQSLQSFCRTTARYLQELSEQPLDLTIYEEEIQETTEAAVTADATVHPPVSGTHPYKNKDPASMPPDIGYGCKMVDGVMHVYTSTQTMDKSTELELPYPDLQEYIADMNVMMALIINGPVKSFCYRRLQYLSSKFQMHILLNEMKELAAQKKVPHRDFYNIRKVDTHIHASSCMNQKHLLRFIKRAMKKYPQEIVHVEKGKGQTLMEVFETMNLTAFDLSVDTLDMHADRNTFHRFDKFNAKYNPIGESILREIFIKTDNHVEGKYFGHIIKEVMADLEESKYQNVELRLSIYGRSRDEWDKLAKWAVRHQVYSDNVRWLVQVPRLFDVYHTKKQLSNFQEMLENIFLPLFEVTVHPGRHPELHLLLQHVVGFDSVDDESKPEQHIFNLDSPLPATWTEEDNPPYSYYLYYMYANMTVLNHLRRQRGFHTLVLRPHCGEAGPIHHLVSGFMLSENISHGLLLRKAPVLQYLYYLAQIGIAMSPLSNNSLFLSYHRNPLPEYLSRGLMVSLSTDDPLQFHFTKEPLMEEYSIAAQVWKLSSCDMCELARNSVLMSGFSHKVKSYWLGPDFVREGQENNDIRRTNVPDIRVAYRYETMCEELNLITQAIRTDELDTIEEEESLSMVAAQGKQ is encoded by the exons ATGGATGGCAAGTACAAGGAAATTGCCGAG GAACTATTCTCCCGCGGCCTGGCAGATAGTGAGATGCGCAGCGCCCCCTATGAATTTCCAGAAGACAGTCCCATTGAACAGTTAGAGGAGAGACGGCATCGCCTGGAGCGTCAGATCAGCCAAGATGTCAA GTTTGAACCTGACATCTTGTTGCGAGCCAAACAGGAGTTTATGAAGACAGACAGCGCCGCAGATCTCGA ATACATGAAGCACCAGAGTCTAGAGCCAGACCTGCTGGAGAGAGAGCTTCCCCCTGAGAGGGAGTACCAACGAGTAACCATCTCTGGAGAGGAGAAATGCGGC GTGCCGTTCACGGACCTGCTGGATGCTGCAAAATGTGTGGTGAAGGCCTTGTTCATAAGACAGAAGTATATGGGCCAGTCGTTGCAAAGTTTCTGCAGAACCACCGCTCGATACCTACAGGAGCTGAGCGAGCAACCCCTTGATTTAACTATATACGAGGAGGAAATCCAAGAGACGACAGAGGCCGCTGTCACTGCAG ATGCCACCGTGCACCCACCTGTTTCTGGAACTCACCCATACAAGAACAAAGATCCCGCAAGCATGCCCCCCGACATCGGCTATGGCTGCAAGATGGTAGATGGGGTCATGCACGTGTACACGTCAACACAGACCATGGACAA GAGTACAGAGCTGGAACTTCCATATCCGGACCTGCAGGAATACATCGCTGACATGAACGTCATGATGGCCCTCATCATCAATGGACCAGT GAAGTCCTTCTGCTACCGTCGCCTGCAGTATCTGAGCTCCAAGTTCCAGATGCACATTCTCTTGAATGAGATGAAAGAGTTGGCGGCACAGAAGAAAGTCCCACATCGGGACTTCTACAACATCCGCAAG GTGGACACGCATATCCACGCCTCCTCCTGCATGAACCAAAAGCACCTTCTGCGtttcatcaaaagagccatgaaGAAGTATCCGCAGGAGATCGTTCATGTGGAGAAGGGCAAAGGTCAGACGCTCATGGAGGTGTTTGAGACTATGAACCTGACGGCCTTCGACCTCAGCGTGGACACCCTGGACATGCACGCG GATCGCAACACTTTCCATCGATTTGACAAATTCAATGCCAAATACAATCCCATCGGCGAATCCATCCTGAGAGAGATCTTCATCAAAACGGACAATCACGTCGAAGGGAAATACTTTGGTCACATTATTAAG gAAGTGATGGCTGACCTGGAGGAGAGCAAGTACCAGAACGTGGAGCTGAGGTTATCCATTTACGGCCGTTCCAGAGACGAGTGGGACAAGCTGGCTAAGTGGGCCGTCAGACACCAGGTCTACTCGGACAACGTGCGCTGGCTTGTGCAAGTCCCCCGACTTTT TGATGTCTACCACACCAAGAAGCAGCTGTCCAACTTCCAGGAGATGCTGGAGAATATTTTCTTACCTCTCTTCGAGGTCACCGTCCACCCAGGCAGACATCCCGAGCTGCACCTCCTGCTTCAGCAC GTGGTGGGTTTCGACAGCGTGGATGACGAGTCCAAGCCAGAGCAGCATATCTTCAACCTGGACAGTCCGTTGCCGGCCACGTGGACGGAGGAGGACAATCCGCCCTACTCCTACTACCTCTACTATATGTACGCAAACATGACGGTTCTGAATCACCTACGCAG acaACGAGGCTTCCACACCTTGGTACTGCGTCCTCATTGCGGCGAGGCGGGCCCAATCCACCACCTGGTGTCCGGTTTCATGCTATCCGAGAACATCTCGCACGGGCTTCTTCTGCGCAAG GCTCCTGTCCTTCAGTATTTGTACTACTTGGCTCAGATTGGTATCGCCATGTCTCCACTCAGCAATAACAGTCTGTTCCTCAGCTACCATCGGAACCCTCTTCCCGAGTACCTCTCCCGGGGTCTCATGGTCTCCTTGTCCACTGACGACCCCTTGCAGTTTCACTTCACCAAG GAGCCCCTAATGGAGGAGTACAGCATTGCTGCTCAGGTATGGAAGCTGAGCTCATGCGACATGTGCGAGCTGGCCAGAAACAGCGTGCTGATGAGCGGATTCTCTCACAAG GTGAAGAGTTACTGGCTCGGGCCGGACTTCGTCCGAGAAGGTCAGGAAAACAACGACATACGGCGAACTAACGTTCCGGACATCCGGGTGGCGTATCGCTACGAGACCATGTGCGAAGAGCTCAATTTGATAACGCAGGCCATTCGCACGGACGAACTTGACACCATCGAGGAAGAAGAGAGTCTGTCCATGGTCGCCGCGCAAGGAAAGCAATAA
- the LOC144084274 gene encoding glutathione S-transferase Mu 3-like: MMKLAYWDIRGLAQPIRLLLEYTGTEYEDKLYSCGEAPDYDKSCWFNEKQKLGMDFPNLPYLEDGNRKIVQSNAIMRYIARKHNLCGESEDEKIRVDIMENQSMDFRNGFVRMCYTDLKAMKPGYLQALPGVLTQFSKFLGDHKWFAGDKITFVDFIMYELLDQHRMFDPSCLDDFKNLQDLLARFEALEKIVAYMKSNRFMKTPVNNKMAKWGNKKD, encoded by the exons ATGATGAAACTAGCTTACTGGGACATTCGTGGG CTGGCCCAGCCTATCCGTCTCTTGCTGGAGTACACCGGCACAGAATATGAGGACAAATTATATTCCTGCGGTGAAG CTCCCGACTACGACAAAAGCTGCTGGTTTAATGAGAAGCAGAAACTGGGAATGGACTTTCCCAAC TTACCATACTTGGAGGACGGAAACAGGAAGATCGTGCAGAGCAACGCCATCATGAGATACATCGCCCGAAAGCACAATTTAT GTGGCGAGAGCGAGGATGAGAAGATTCGTGTGGACATCATGGAGAACCAGAGCATGGACTTTCGCAACGGCTTTGTGAGAATGTGTTACACCGACTTG AAAGCCATGAAGCCGGGTTACCTGCAAGCGCTGCCGGGTGTCCTCACACAGTTCTCCAAGTTTTTGGGTGACCACAAGTGGTTCGCTGGCGACAAG ATTACTTTTGTGGACTTCATCATGTACGAGTTGTTGGACCAACACCGGATGTTTGATCCCAGCTGCCTGGACGATTTTAAGAATCTCCAAGACCTTTTGGCCAGGTTCGAG GCGCTGGAGAagattgtggcctacatgaaaTCAAACCGATTCATGAAGACACCTGTCAACAACAAGATGGCCAAATGGGGCAACAAGAAGGACTAA
- the ampd2b gene encoding AMP deaminase 2 isoform X2, producing the protein MSEVFKRAPKAASAATAGLKHRRPCEGEFVDLQDHLFVFDARGARHLLTSQHSLPGIPVALKQSIDLRTSMDGKYKEIAEELFSRGLADSEMRSAPYEFPEDSPIEQLEERRHRLERQISQDVKFEPDILLRAKQEFMKTDSAADLEYMKHQSLEPDLLERELPPEREYQRVTISGEEKCGVPFTDLLDAAKCVVKALFIRQKYMGQSLQSFCRTTARYLQELSEQPLDLTIYEEEIQETTEAAVTADATVHPPVSGTHPYKNKDPASMPPDIGYGCKMVDGVMHVYTSTQTMDKSTELELPYPDLQEYIADMNVMMALIINGPVKSFCYRRLQYLSSKFQMHILLNEMKELAAQKKVPHRDFYNIRKVDTHIHASSCMNQKHLLRFIKRAMKKYPQEIVHVEKGKGQTLMEVFETMNLTAFDLSVDTLDMHADRNTFHRFDKFNAKYNPIGESILREIFIKTDNHVEGKYFGHIIKEVMADLEESKYQNVELRLSIYGRSRDEWDKLAKWAVRHQVYSDNVRWLVQVPRLFDVYHTKKQLSNFQEMLENIFLPLFEVTVHPGRHPELHLLLQHVVGFDSVDDESKPEQHIFNLDSPLPATWTEEDNPPYSYYLYYMYANMTVLNHLRRQRGFHTLVLRPHCGEAGPIHHLVSGFMLSENISHGLLLRKAPVLQYLYYLAQIGIAMSPLSNNSLFLSYHRNPLPEYLSRGLMVSLSTDDPLQFHFTKEPLMEEYSIAAQVWKLSSCDMCELARNSVLMSGFSHKVKSYWLGPDFVREGQENNDIRRTNVPDIRVAYRYETMCEELNLITQAIRTDELDTIEEEESLSMVAAQGKQ; encoded by the exons ATGTCTGAGGTGTTTAAACGAGCTCCAAAAGCAGCTAGTGCGGCGACAGCTGGGCTGAAGCACAGGCGGCCATGTGAGGGGGAGTTCGTGGATCTACAGGACCACCTTTTTGTAT tcGATGCCCGAGGTGCCCGCCACCTCCTGACTTCCCAGCATTCCTTGCCTGGGATTCCCGTGGCCTTGAAACAGTCCATAGACCTACGCACATCCATGGATGGCAAGTACAAGGAAATTGCCGAG GAACTATTCTCCCGCGGCCTGGCAGATAGTGAGATGCGCAGCGCCCCCTATGAATTTCCAGAAGACAGTCCCATTGAACAGTTAGAGGAGAGACGGCATCGCCTGGAGCGTCAGATCAGCCAAGATGTCAA GTTTGAACCTGACATCTTGTTGCGAGCCAAACAGGAGTTTATGAAGACAGACAGCGCCGCAGATCTCGA ATACATGAAGCACCAGAGTCTAGAGCCAGACCTGCTGGAGAGAGAGCTTCCCCCTGAGAGGGAGTACCAACGAGTAACCATCTCTGGAGAGGAGAAATGCGGC GTGCCGTTCACGGACCTGCTGGATGCTGCAAAATGTGTGGTGAAGGCCTTGTTCATAAGACAGAAGTATATGGGCCAGTCGTTGCAAAGTTTCTGCAGAACCACCGCTCGATACCTACAGGAGCTGAGCGAGCAACCCCTTGATTTAACTATATACGAGGAGGAAATCCAAGAGACGACAGAGGCCGCTGTCACTGCAG ATGCCACCGTGCACCCACCTGTTTCTGGAACTCACCCATACAAGAACAAAGATCCCGCAAGCATGCCCCCCGACATCGGCTATGGCTGCAAGATGGTAGATGGGGTCATGCACGTGTACACGTCAACACAGACCATGGACAA GAGTACAGAGCTGGAACTTCCATATCCGGACCTGCAGGAATACATCGCTGACATGAACGTCATGATGGCCCTCATCATCAATGGACCAGT GAAGTCCTTCTGCTACCGTCGCCTGCAGTATCTGAGCTCCAAGTTCCAGATGCACATTCTCTTGAATGAGATGAAAGAGTTGGCGGCACAGAAGAAAGTCCCACATCGGGACTTCTACAACATCCGCAAG GTGGACACGCATATCCACGCCTCCTCCTGCATGAACCAAAAGCACCTTCTGCGtttcatcaaaagagccatgaaGAAGTATCCGCAGGAGATCGTTCATGTGGAGAAGGGCAAAGGTCAGACGCTCATGGAGGTGTTTGAGACTATGAACCTGACGGCCTTCGACCTCAGCGTGGACACCCTGGACATGCACGCG GATCGCAACACTTTCCATCGATTTGACAAATTCAATGCCAAATACAATCCCATCGGCGAATCCATCCTGAGAGAGATCTTCATCAAAACGGACAATCACGTCGAAGGGAAATACTTTGGTCACATTATTAAG gAAGTGATGGCTGACCTGGAGGAGAGCAAGTACCAGAACGTGGAGCTGAGGTTATCCATTTACGGCCGTTCCAGAGACGAGTGGGACAAGCTGGCTAAGTGGGCCGTCAGACACCAGGTCTACTCGGACAACGTGCGCTGGCTTGTGCAAGTCCCCCGACTTTT TGATGTCTACCACACCAAGAAGCAGCTGTCCAACTTCCAGGAGATGCTGGAGAATATTTTCTTACCTCTCTTCGAGGTCACCGTCCACCCAGGCAGACATCCCGAGCTGCACCTCCTGCTTCAGCAC GTGGTGGGTTTCGACAGCGTGGATGACGAGTCCAAGCCAGAGCAGCATATCTTCAACCTGGACAGTCCGTTGCCGGCCACGTGGACGGAGGAGGACAATCCGCCCTACTCCTACTACCTCTACTATATGTACGCAAACATGACGGTTCTGAATCACCTACGCAG acaACGAGGCTTCCACACCTTGGTACTGCGTCCTCATTGCGGCGAGGCGGGCCCAATCCACCACCTGGTGTCCGGTTTCATGCTATCCGAGAACATCTCGCACGGGCTTCTTCTGCGCAAG GCTCCTGTCCTTCAGTATTTGTACTACTTGGCTCAGATTGGTATCGCCATGTCTCCACTCAGCAATAACAGTCTGTTCCTCAGCTACCATCGGAACCCTCTTCCCGAGTACCTCTCCCGGGGTCTCATGGTCTCCTTGTCCACTGACGACCCCTTGCAGTTTCACTTCACCAAG GAGCCCCTAATGGAGGAGTACAGCATTGCTGCTCAGGTATGGAAGCTGAGCTCATGCGACATGTGCGAGCTGGCCAGAAACAGCGTGCTGATGAGCGGATTCTCTCACAAG GTGAAGAGTTACTGGCTCGGGCCGGACTTCGTCCGAGAAGGTCAGGAAAACAACGACATACGGCGAACTAACGTTCCGGACATCCGGGTGGCGTATCGCTACGAGACCATGTGCGAAGAGCTCAATTTGATAACGCAGGCCATTCGCACGGACGAACTTGACACCATCGAGGAAGAAGAGAGTCTGTCCATGGTCGCCGCGCAAGGAAAGCAATAA
- the ampd2b gene encoding AMP deaminase 2 isoform X1: MSSNMPPGATKSKPLSPFRKRGSLQYTASTEPVAPGSASSHPSERHGLVQKVDARGARHLLTSQHSLPGIPVALKQSIDLRTSMDGKYKEIAEELFSRGLADSEMRSAPYEFPEDSPIEQLEERRHRLERQISQDVKFEPDILLRAKQEFMKTDSAADLEYMKHQSLEPDLLERELPPEREYQRVTISGEEKCGVPFTDLLDAAKCVVKALFIRQKYMGQSLQSFCRTTARYLQELSEQPLDLTIYEEEIQETTEAAVTADATVHPPVSGTHPYKNKDPASMPPDIGYGCKMVDGVMHVYTSTQTMDKSTELELPYPDLQEYIADMNVMMALIINGPVKSFCYRRLQYLSSKFQMHILLNEMKELAAQKKVPHRDFYNIRKVDTHIHASSCMNQKHLLRFIKRAMKKYPQEIVHVEKGKGQTLMEVFETMNLTAFDLSVDTLDMHADRNTFHRFDKFNAKYNPIGESILREIFIKTDNHVEGKYFGHIIKEVMADLEESKYQNVELRLSIYGRSRDEWDKLAKWAVRHQVYSDNVRWLVQVPRLFDVYHTKKQLSNFQEMLENIFLPLFEVTVHPGRHPELHLLLQHVVGFDSVDDESKPEQHIFNLDSPLPATWTEEDNPPYSYYLYYMYANMTVLNHLRRQRGFHTLVLRPHCGEAGPIHHLVSGFMLSENISHGLLLRKAPVLQYLYYLAQIGIAMSPLSNNSLFLSYHRNPLPEYLSRGLMVSLSTDDPLQFHFTKEPLMEEYSIAAQVWKLSSCDMCELARNSVLMSGFSHKVKSYWLGPDFVREGQENNDIRRTNVPDIRVAYRYETMCEELNLITQAIRTDELDTIEEEESLSMVAAQGKQ, translated from the exons ATGTCGTCCAATATGCCCCCCGGGGCAACAAAAAGTAAGCCCCTCTCCCCCTTCAGGAAGCGAGGAAGCCTTCAGTACACAGCCAGTACGG AACCTGTGGCTCCTGGCAGCGCTTCCAGTCACCCGTCAGAGAGACACGGTTTGGTTCAAAAAG tcGATGCCCGAGGTGCCCGCCACCTCCTGACTTCCCAGCATTCCTTGCCTGGGATTCCCGTGGCCTTGAAACAGTCCATAGACCTACGCACATCCATGGATGGCAAGTACAAGGAAATTGCCGAG GAACTATTCTCCCGCGGCCTGGCAGATAGTGAGATGCGCAGCGCCCCCTATGAATTTCCAGAAGACAGTCCCATTGAACAGTTAGAGGAGAGACGGCATCGCCTGGAGCGTCAGATCAGCCAAGATGTCAA GTTTGAACCTGACATCTTGTTGCGAGCCAAACAGGAGTTTATGAAGACAGACAGCGCCGCAGATCTCGA ATACATGAAGCACCAGAGTCTAGAGCCAGACCTGCTGGAGAGAGAGCTTCCCCCTGAGAGGGAGTACCAACGAGTAACCATCTCTGGAGAGGAGAAATGCGGC GTGCCGTTCACGGACCTGCTGGATGCTGCAAAATGTGTGGTGAAGGCCTTGTTCATAAGACAGAAGTATATGGGCCAGTCGTTGCAAAGTTTCTGCAGAACCACCGCTCGATACCTACAGGAGCTGAGCGAGCAACCCCTTGATTTAACTATATACGAGGAGGAAATCCAAGAGACGACAGAGGCCGCTGTCACTGCAG ATGCCACCGTGCACCCACCTGTTTCTGGAACTCACCCATACAAGAACAAAGATCCCGCAAGCATGCCCCCCGACATCGGCTATGGCTGCAAGATGGTAGATGGGGTCATGCACGTGTACACGTCAACACAGACCATGGACAA GAGTACAGAGCTGGAACTTCCATATCCGGACCTGCAGGAATACATCGCTGACATGAACGTCATGATGGCCCTCATCATCAATGGACCAGT GAAGTCCTTCTGCTACCGTCGCCTGCAGTATCTGAGCTCCAAGTTCCAGATGCACATTCTCTTGAATGAGATGAAAGAGTTGGCGGCACAGAAGAAAGTCCCACATCGGGACTTCTACAACATCCGCAAG GTGGACACGCATATCCACGCCTCCTCCTGCATGAACCAAAAGCACCTTCTGCGtttcatcaaaagagccatgaaGAAGTATCCGCAGGAGATCGTTCATGTGGAGAAGGGCAAAGGTCAGACGCTCATGGAGGTGTTTGAGACTATGAACCTGACGGCCTTCGACCTCAGCGTGGACACCCTGGACATGCACGCG GATCGCAACACTTTCCATCGATTTGACAAATTCAATGCCAAATACAATCCCATCGGCGAATCCATCCTGAGAGAGATCTTCATCAAAACGGACAATCACGTCGAAGGGAAATACTTTGGTCACATTATTAAG gAAGTGATGGCTGACCTGGAGGAGAGCAAGTACCAGAACGTGGAGCTGAGGTTATCCATTTACGGCCGTTCCAGAGACGAGTGGGACAAGCTGGCTAAGTGGGCCGTCAGACACCAGGTCTACTCGGACAACGTGCGCTGGCTTGTGCAAGTCCCCCGACTTTT TGATGTCTACCACACCAAGAAGCAGCTGTCCAACTTCCAGGAGATGCTGGAGAATATTTTCTTACCTCTCTTCGAGGTCACCGTCCACCCAGGCAGACATCCCGAGCTGCACCTCCTGCTTCAGCAC GTGGTGGGTTTCGACAGCGTGGATGACGAGTCCAAGCCAGAGCAGCATATCTTCAACCTGGACAGTCCGTTGCCGGCCACGTGGACGGAGGAGGACAATCCGCCCTACTCCTACTACCTCTACTATATGTACGCAAACATGACGGTTCTGAATCACCTACGCAG acaACGAGGCTTCCACACCTTGGTACTGCGTCCTCATTGCGGCGAGGCGGGCCCAATCCACCACCTGGTGTCCGGTTTCATGCTATCCGAGAACATCTCGCACGGGCTTCTTCTGCGCAAG GCTCCTGTCCTTCAGTATTTGTACTACTTGGCTCAGATTGGTATCGCCATGTCTCCACTCAGCAATAACAGTCTGTTCCTCAGCTACCATCGGAACCCTCTTCCCGAGTACCTCTCCCGGGGTCTCATGGTCTCCTTGTCCACTGACGACCCCTTGCAGTTTCACTTCACCAAG GAGCCCCTAATGGAGGAGTACAGCATTGCTGCTCAGGTATGGAAGCTGAGCTCATGCGACATGTGCGAGCTGGCCAGAAACAGCGTGCTGATGAGCGGATTCTCTCACAAG GTGAAGAGTTACTGGCTCGGGCCGGACTTCGTCCGAGAAGGTCAGGAAAACAACGACATACGGCGAACTAACGTTCCGGACATCCGGGTGGCGTATCGCTACGAGACCATGTGCGAAGAGCTCAATTTGATAACGCAGGCCATTCGCACGGACGAACTTGACACCATCGAGGAAGAAGAGAGTCTGTCCATGGTCGCCGCGCAAGGAAAGCAATAA